The following are encoded in a window of Thermoanaerobacter ethanolicus JW 200 genomic DNA:
- the pstB gene encoding phosphate ABC transporter ATP-binding protein PstB encodes MKKIEVRELDLFYGEVQALKKINLDVEANSVLALIGPSGCGKSTFIRTLNRMNDLIEGVKINGTVLLDGQDLYKEVDVIELRKKVGMVFQKPNPFPMTVYDNVAYGPRIHGIKDKKKLNEIVEKSLKAAALWDEVKDRLHKSALSLSGGQQQRLCIARTLAVEPEVILMDEPTSALDPISTMKIEELIEELKNKYTIIIVTHNMQQAGRVSDYTAFFLNGELIESGPTDQVFYNPKDKRTEDYITGRFG; translated from the coding sequence ATGAAAAAAATAGAGGTCAGAGAGTTGGACTTATTTTATGGTGAGGTCCAGGCCCTTAAAAAAATAAATTTGGATGTAGAAGCAAATAGCGTTTTGGCACTTATAGGTCCGTCTGGTTGTGGGAAATCTACCTTTATTCGTACTTTAAACAGGATGAACGATCTTATAGAAGGGGTCAAAATAAATGGAACAGTTTTGCTAGATGGACAAGACTTATACAAAGAGGTAGATGTTATTGAACTTAGAAAAAAAGTAGGAATGGTTTTCCAAAAACCAAATCCTTTTCCTATGACTGTTTACGACAATGTAGCATATGGACCTAGAATCCATGGTATAAAAGACAAAAAAAAGTTAAATGAAATTGTTGAAAAAAGTTTAAAAGCTGCAGCTTTATGGGATGAAGTAAAAGATAGGCTTCATAAGTCGGCTCTTAGTTTATCTGGAGGTCAACAACAAAGGCTTTGCATTGCTAGGACATTGGCAGTAGAGCCAGAAGTAATTTTGATGGATGAGCCTACATCTGCGTTAGACCCTATTTCTACTATGAAAATAGAGGAATTAATTGAGGAACTTAAAAATAAATATACAATAATAATAGTAACTCACAATATGCAACAGGCAGGAAGAGTGTCTGATTATACTGCGTTTTTCCTAAATGGTGAATTAATTGAAAGTGGACCAACAGATCAAGTATTTTATAATCCTAAAGATAAAAGAACAGAAGATTACATTACTGGTAGATTCGGTTAA
- the pstA gene encoding phosphate ABC transporter permease PstA, which translates to MKSKLYDKIATIYFYAVAVFLILFLVSLISYILYQGRTKLNIDFLTSPPKFMEAGGGIGPQLFNSLELLIITLIISVPIGLGAGIYMAEYAKPGLLTELIRLSVETLSSMPSIVVGLFGLLVFVTMTGWGYSLIAGALALTVLNLPVMTRVSEDSIRSVPNSLREASYALGSTKWQTIVKVVVPAAMPGIITGIILTAGRIFGEAAALLYTAGMSSPALNFSNLNPSSPTSPLNIFRPAETLSVYIWKVNSEGLAPDARQIADGAAAVLLLMVLIFNILARWLGSTLYKRMTGEK; encoded by the coding sequence ATGAAATCCAAGCTGTATGACAAAATAGCGACTATATATTTCTATGCTGTTGCTGTGTTTTTAATCTTGTTTTTGGTTTCATTAATAAGTTATATATTATATCAAGGGAGAACTAAACTCAATATAGATTTTTTAACTTCCCCTCCAAAATTTATGGAAGCAGGAGGAGGCATAGGGCCACAGCTTTTTAATTCGTTAGAATTATTAATAATAACTTTGATAATTTCTGTTCCTATAGGCTTAGGTGCAGGAATCTATATGGCAGAGTATGCAAAGCCAGGTCTATTAACAGAACTTATAAGATTGTCAGTAGAAACTTTATCTTCAATGCCTTCTATTGTAGTAGGTCTTTTTGGACTTTTAGTGTTTGTAACTATGACTGGATGGGGTTATTCCCTCATTGCAGGAGCTCTTGCTCTTACGGTGTTAAATCTTCCTGTAATGACAAGAGTAAGTGAAGATTCAATTAGAAGTGTGCCTAATAGTTTGCGAGAGGCAAGTTACGCTTTAGGTTCCACAAAATGGCAAACAATTGTAAAAGTTGTAGTGCCTGCTGCAATGCCTGGAATTATAACCGGGATAATTTTAACTGCTGGAAGAATTTTTGGAGAAGCTGCTGCTTTATTGTATACTGCAGGTATGAGCAGCCCTGCCTTGAATTTTTCAAACTTAAATCCTTCAAGTCCTACCTCGCCTTTAAATATCTTTAGACCTGCAGAGACTTTATCTGTTTATATTTGGAAGGTAAATAGTGAGGGGTTAGCACCTGATGCAAGACAGATTGCAGACGGTGCAGCAGCAGTTTTATTGCTAATGGTATTGATTTTCAACATCCTTGCTAGATGGTTAGGAAGTACATTATATAAAAGAATGACAGGCGAAAAATAA
- the pstC gene encoding phosphate ABC transporter permease subunit PstC: MTVDKKYESKRKVADMFGRVIVFISALLLIIITVSLFLFVTSKGLSTFIKDGISIKEFLFSTTWNPDREVPAVGSLQFIIGSILVSAFAIMISAPLGVSSAIFMVEIEKKLGQKILQPAIEIFVGIPSVVYGWVGLTVLVPFISKHFGGLGFSLLAGILVLTIMTLPTITSVSTDAIRSLPVEIREASYALGATRWQTIRHVVIPAAKSGILTAIILGLARAFGEALAVQMVIGNRPVIPKSFLEPMSTITSIITMDMANTVMGSVWNDALWSLALLLLIISFTFIIIIKLVGRRGMYK; encoded by the coding sequence ATGACAGTTGATAAAAAATATGAAAGCAAGCGAAAAGTGGCTGACATGTTTGGAAGAGTTATCGTTTTCATCTCTGCTTTATTGTTAATAATTATTACTGTTTCACTATTTTTATTTGTGACATCTAAAGGCCTTTCTACTTTCATAAAAGATGGCATCTCGATAAAAGAGTTTTTGTTTTCTACCACTTGGAATCCGGATAGAGAGGTACCTGCTGTCGGGTCTTTGCAATTTATAATAGGGTCTATTCTTGTTTCTGCTTTTGCAATTATGATAAGTGCACCTCTGGGAGTTTCCTCTGCAATTTTTATGGTAGAGATTGAAAAAAAATTAGGACAAAAAATATTGCAACCAGCTATTGAGATTTTTGTTGGTATTCCCTCTGTCGTATACGGATGGGTTGGTCTTACTGTATTAGTTCCTTTTATAAGTAAACATTTTGGAGGATTGGGCTTTAGTTTATTGGCAGGTATATTAGTCCTTACCATTATGACGCTTCCAACAATTACTAGTGTTAGTACCGATGCTATAAGGTCATTACCTGTGGAAATAAGAGAAGCCAGTTATGCTCTTGGGGCGACAAGATGGCAGACAATACGACATGTTGTCATTCCTGCTGCGAAATCTGGAATTTTAACAGCAATTATTTTGGGTTTGGCAAGGGCTTTTGGAGAAGCTTTGGCAGTTCAAATGGTTATAGGTAATCGTCCAGTTATTCCCAAATCTTTTTTAGAGCCTATGAGCACTATAACCTCTATTATTACAATGGACATGGCAAATACAGTAATGGGTTCTGTGTGGAATGATGCACTTTGGTCTTTAGCATTACTGCTTCTCATAATATCTTTTACTTTTATCATTATTATCAAATTAGTTGGCAGGAGGGGAATGTATAAATGA
- a CDS encoding phosphate ABC transporter substrate-binding protein, which translates to MLNSRFAKVAIAVLLIASFFTFAACGSKQPQSADSGNLSGNITIAGSTALQPLAEQAARMFMEKYPNVAITVQGGGSGTGLTQVVQGAIDIGNSDIFAEEKLDANTAKSLVDHKVAVAGFAVVVNKDVTVDNLTQQQLIDIFTGKITNWKDVGGPDMKIVIINRPASSGTRATFKKVVLKGQEEAQGFALTEDSSGAVKKAVADTKGAISYLALSYVDDTVKALKYEGVEPTAQNIIDGKYPIWSYEHMYTKGEPTGAAKAFLDFMMSDEVQKGPLTKLGFIPVTEMKTK; encoded by the coding sequence ATGTTAAATAGTCGATTTGCGAAAGTTGCTATTGCAGTACTGTTAATTGCAAGTTTTTTTACTTTTGCTGCGTGTGGCTCAAAACAACCTCAAAGTGCAGATTCTGGTAACCTTTCAGGTAATATAACAATTGCTGGTTCTACAGCGTTACAGCCATTGGCTGAACAAGCTGCTAGAATGTTTATGGAAAAATATCCTAATGTAGCGATAACAGTGCAAGGCGGTGGCAGTGGTACAGGATTGACACAAGTAGTTCAAGGGGCAATTGATATTGGAAATTCTGATATTTTTGCTGAAGAAAAATTAGATGCCAACACAGCTAAATCTTTAGTAGATCATAAAGTTGCGGTTGCAGGTTTTGCTGTAGTTGTTAATAAAGATGTTACAGTTGATAATTTAACTCAACAACAATTAATAGACATTTTTACAGGGAAAATAACAAATTGGAAAGACGTTGGCGGACCAGATATGAAAATAGTTATTATTAATAGACCTGCAAGTTCAGGAACTCGTGCTACATTCAAGAAAGTGGTATTAAAGGGACAAGAAGAAGCTCAAGGTTTTGCTTTGACAGAGGATTCATCAGGTGCAGTTAAAAAAGCAGTTGCTGACACAAAAGGAGCTATAAGTTATCTTGCTTTATCCTACGTGGATGATACTGTTAAAGCTCTAAAATACGAGGGAGTAGAACCAACGGCCCAAAACATAATAGATGGCAAGTATCCTATTTGGTCATACGAGCATATGTATACAAAAGGAGAACCAACAGGAGCAGCCAAAGCTTTCTTAGATTTCATGATGTCAGATGAAGTGCAGAAAGGACCTCTTACTAAGTTAGGATTTATCCCTGTTACTGAAATGAAAACAAAATAA
- the pnpS gene encoding two-component system histidine kinase PnpS, which translates to MLKKSYYKLFFINLLGILIVAIFFLGYVPTAKFIFTILLGIFVTGFLSYRFIRNIVEPIKEITEITKDIANGIYSHELESNSIDEIKELSLAVNSMSYKLKETIEELNDRNAKLEAILKSIVNGVIAFDDNEKILLINDAARKILNIKEKDLIGRHILEVVRNSKLHDLFEDVKKNKNSSSRSLELNVFNKHLKVYTSPILHPISHQNLGFVLIIDDITEMRRLEKIRSEFVANVSHELRTPLTSIRGFIETLRNGAIDNPQTRDKFLDIIDFESERLTRLINDILTLSEIENVKEGYPTEEIELDNEIEDILYIMDKVARNKNITLKKDLNCTDLVINTNKDRFHQMMINLIDNGIKYTPEGGFVKVSTREEGDKIIIEVEDNGIGISKENIPRLFERFYRVDKSRSRKLGGTGLGLAIVKHIVESMKGEIFVESEVGRGTKFIIKFNKADLTKT; encoded by the coding sequence ATGCTAAAGAAATCCTATTATAAATTGTTTTTTATAAACCTACTTGGAATTTTAATAGTCGCCATATTTTTTTTAGGCTATGTTCCAACGGCCAAATTTATTTTTACTATTTTATTAGGAATTTTTGTAACAGGTTTTTTAAGTTATAGATTTATACGAAATATAGTAGAGCCCATAAAAGAAATAACTGAAATTACAAAGGATATTGCAAATGGTATATACAGTCATGAACTTGAAAGCAATTCTATTGATGAAATAAAAGAACTTTCTCTTGCAGTAAATTCTATGTCTTATAAATTAAAAGAAACGATAGAGGAATTAAATGACAGAAATGCAAAATTAGAAGCCATTTTAAAAAGTATAGTAAATGGGGTTATCGCTTTTGATGATAATGAGAAAATATTACTTATAAATGATGCTGCGAGGAAAATTCTAAATATAAAAGAGAAAGATTTAATTGGAAGACATATCTTAGAAGTTGTAAGAAATAGTAAATTACATGACCTTTTTGAAGATGTTAAGAAAAATAAAAATTCTTCTTCCAGAAGTTTAGAACTAAATGTTTTCAACAAACACCTCAAAGTGTATACCAGTCCAATTCTTCATCCAATTTCCCATCAAAATTTAGGCTTTGTGTTAATAATAGATGATATTACAGAAATGAGAAGATTGGAAAAAATAAGAAGCGAATTTGTTGCAAATGTGTCCCATGAGCTAAGAACTCCTTTGACTTCTATTAGAGGCTTTATTGAAACTTTAAGAAATGGTGCTATTGACAATCCGCAGACAAGAGATAAATTTTTAGATATAATTGATTTTGAGTCTGAAAGACTTACAAGACTTATAAACGATATACTCACTCTTTCCGAAATAGAAAATGTTAAAGAAGGTTATCCGACAGAAGAAATAGAATTAGATAATGAGATAGAGGATATATTATATATAATGGACAAGGTCGCGAGAAATAAAAATATAACGTTGAAAAAAGATTTAAATTGTACTGATTTGGTGATAAATACTAATAAAGATAGATTTCATCAGATGATGATCAATTTAATAGATAACGGTATAAAATACACTCCAGAGGGAGGATTTGTAAAAGTATCTACCAGAGAAGAGGGGGATAAAATAATTATTGAAGTAGAAGACAACGGTATTGGTATTTCAAAAGAAAATATTCCTCGGCTTTTTGAGAGATTTTATCGAGTTGACAAAAGTCGCTCAAGAAAATTAGGTGGTACAGGATTGGGACTTGCTATAGTTAAACATATCGTGGAATCTATGAAAGGGGAAATTTTTGTAGAAAGTGAAGTGGGGAGAGGTACAAAATTTATTATAAAATTCAACAAAGCTGATTTAACAAAGACTTAA
- a CDS encoding winged helix-turn-helix domain-containing protein has product MAHTVLVIEDEIHILELLRYNLEAAGYKVITSENGKEGLDKALEGKPDLVILDLMLPDVDGLEICKILKKNDETKNIPIIMLTAKSEEFDKVLGLELGADDYITKPFSVRELLARIKAVLRRTQQPEEEKEGIIKFGDIVIDTGKHLVYKKGKVLELTLKEFELLKLLSQNMGKVLTRDYLLDKVWGYEYAGETRTVDVHIRHLRKKIEDDDKSPVYIETVRGIGYKLKDKGEV; this is encoded by the coding sequence ATGGCCCATACGGTTTTGGTTATAGAAGATGAAATTCATATATTGGAACTTTTAAGATACAACTTGGAAGCAGCAGGATACAAAGTTATTACTTCGGAAAATGGAAAAGAAGGCTTGGATAAAGCACTTGAAGGAAAACCTGATTTGGTTATATTAGATTTGATGTTGCCAGATGTGGATGGACTGGAAATATGTAAAATTTTAAAAAAGAATGATGAAACGAAAAATATACCGATAATAATGTTAACAGCAAAAAGCGAAGAATTTGATAAAGTATTGGGATTGGAGTTGGGAGCAGATGATTATATAACAAAGCCTTTCAGCGTAAGAGAATTGTTAGCTCGAATTAAAGCCGTTCTTCGGCGAACCCAACAACCAGAAGAAGAAAAAGAAGGAATAATAAAATTTGGTGATATAGTTATAGATACTGGAAAGCATTTGGTTTATAAAAAAGGGAAAGTCTTAGAATTGACTTTAAAAGAGTTTGAGCTTTTAAAACTTTTGTCTCAAAATATGGGTAAAGTATTAACTAGAGACTATCTTTTAGACAAAGTATGGGGATATGAATATGCTGGAGAAACTCGAACTGTTGATGTCCATATCAGGCATTTAAGAAAAAAGATAGAAGACGATGATAAATCTCCTGTGTATATTGAAACTGTAAGAGGAATTGGATATAAGCTAAAAGATAAAGGTGAAGTGTGA
- the nrdR gene encoding transcriptional regulator NrdR: MKCPYCGYPDSKVIDSRPTDDNTSIRRRRECLKCGKRFTTYEKVEQLPILVIKKDNRREVYDRDKILKGMIKACEKRPVPIKVLEEITDEIDKRIINSMEREITSTEIGEMVMEKLKNVDEVAYVRFASVYRQFKDINTFMDELKKLLKENETKKEKT; encoded by the coding sequence ATGAAATGCCCTTATTGTGGGTATCCAGATTCAAAAGTTATTGATTCTCGACCTACAGATGATAACACTTCTATAAGGAGAAGAAGGGAATGTTTAAAATGTGGAAAGAGATTTACTACTTATGAGAAAGTAGAACAATTGCCTATACTTGTAATAAAAAAAGACAATCGCCGAGAAGTCTATGACAGAGATAAAATATTAAAAGGCATGATAAAAGCTTGCGAAAAAAGGCCCGTGCCTATAAAGGTCTTAGAAGAAATTACAGATGAAATTGACAAAAGAATAATAAATTCAATGGAAAGGGAAATAACCTCCACCGAAATCGGAGAAATGGTAATGGAAAAACTTAAAAATGTAGATGAAGTAGCTTATGTCAGATTTGCTTCTGTTTATAGGCAGTTTAAAGACATAAATACTTTTATGGATGAACTTAAGAAACTTCTTAAAGAGAATGAGACAAAAAAAGAAAAGACATAA
- a CDS encoding YlmC/YmxH family sporulation protein — MIKASELRDKDVIDINTGEKLGNIIDIEVNLEEGRVEGIVIPKETSFFRFFNKDIEIYLPWESIKKIGTDVILVDFKDREA, encoded by the coding sequence ATGATTAAAGCTTCAGAATTAAGAGATAAAGATGTTATAGATATAAATACAGGAGAAAAATTAGGGAATATAATTGACATTGAAGTAAACCTTGAAGAAGGAAGAGTAGAGGGAATTGTTATACCGAAAGAAACAAGTTTTTTTAGGTTTTTTAATAAAGATATAGAAATATACTTGCCGTGGGAATCTATAAAAAAGATTGGAACGGATGTAATATTAGTAGATTTCAAAGACAGAGAAGCTTAA
- a CDS encoding IS1182 family transposase, translating into MLTKKQDARHQIEFVSIDQLVPKDHLLRKIEKVIDFSFIYDLVKDKYSEDHGRPSIDPVVLIKILFIQYLFGIPSIRRTIAEIKTNVAYRWFLGYGLTEEIPHFSTFSQNYIRRFKGTDIFEKIFTKILEEAIRHGLVNAEEVFIDSTHVKASANKKKYTKEIIEQEAKTYQEKLEEEINKDREAHGKKPLKKIKTIKTKEVKVSKTDPDSGMLNKNEKEKCFAYSFHTACDKNGFVLGVKVEAANVHDSVMFEEVLKEVENRVGKPKAIAVDAGYKNPYILKTIFDREIIPAVPYTRPKTKDGFMKKHEFVYDEYYDCYICPQNEILTYVTTNREGYREYKSNPEKCKNCPLREKCTQSKDYTKRIFRHIWEGYVEEAEHLRHTPYCKEVYERRKETIERVFADLKEKHGLRWTTLRGKEKLSMQAMLVFAAMNLKKMALWLWRKGKGPFDISKLYPLFGVLKKILSRYIQPLFSVLRKQGLKFYFVNKLHLAYQE; encoded by the coding sequence ATGTTAACAAAGAAACAGGATGCAAGACATCAAATAGAATTTGTAAGCATAGATCAATTAGTACCAAAAGACCACCTTTTAAGAAAGATAGAAAAAGTCATAGACTTTAGCTTCATATACGATTTAGTAAAGGACAAATATTCCGAAGATCACGGCAGACCAAGTATAGATCCAGTAGTATTGATAAAAATACTGTTCATTCAATATCTTTTTGGTATACCGTCGATAAGAAGAACAATAGCAGAAATAAAAACAAACGTTGCATATAGATGGTTTTTAGGGTATGGACTAACAGAAGAAATACCTCATTTTTCAACATTTAGCCAGAACTACATAAGAAGATTCAAAGGGACAGACATATTTGAGAAAATATTTACGAAGATTTTAGAAGAAGCAATAAGGCATGGGTTAGTAAATGCAGAGGAAGTATTCATAGATTCCACTCACGTAAAAGCAAGTGCCAATAAGAAAAAATATACAAAAGAAATAATAGAACAAGAAGCCAAGACTTACCAAGAAAAACTAGAAGAAGAAATAAACAAAGATAGAGAAGCTCATGGAAAAAAGCCATTAAAGAAAATCAAGACGATAAAGACGAAAGAAGTAAAAGTAAGCAAAACAGACCCAGATAGTGGAATGTTAAACAAAAATGAAAAAGAAAAATGTTTTGCATATTCCTTTCACACAGCCTGCGATAAAAACGGATTTGTATTAGGAGTAAAAGTTGAAGCAGCGAATGTACACGACAGCGTAATGTTTGAAGAAGTACTAAAAGAAGTTGAAAATAGGGTAGGAAAACCGAAAGCAATAGCAGTAGATGCAGGATACAAAAATCCGTACATATTAAAGACAATATTTGATAGAGAAATAATACCAGCAGTGCCATACACAAGACCAAAAACAAAAGACGGTTTTATGAAGAAACATGAGTTTGTGTATGATGAATATTATGACTGTTACATATGCCCGCAGAATGAAATACTAACATATGTTACAACCAATAGAGAAGGATATAGAGAATACAAATCAAACCCAGAAAAATGTAAAAACTGTCCTTTAAGAGAAAAGTGTACCCAAAGTAAAGACTACACAAAGAGGATATTCAGGCACATATGGGAAGGATATGTAGAAGAAGCAGAACACCTAAGGCATACACCTTACTGTAAAGAAGTATATGAGAGAAGGAAAGAGACAATAGAGAGAGTGTTTGCAGATTTAAAGGAGAAGCATGGTTTGCGATGGACAACATTAAGAGGGAAAGAAAAATTGTCCATGCAAGCGATGCTTGTTTTTGCTGCCATGAATTTAAAGAAAATGGCCTTATGGTTATGGAGGAAGGGCAAAGGGCCCTTTGACATTTCAAAACTTTATCCATTATTTGGAGTTTTAAAGAAAATTTTATCCAGATATATACAGCCCCTGTTTTCGGTACTAAGAAAACAGGGGCTAAAATTTTACTTTGTCAACAAACTGCATCTAGCTTATCAGGAATGA
- the sigG gene encoding RNA polymerase sporulation sigma factor SigG, whose translation MNNKVEICGVNTSKLPVLKPSKQKELLQRMKNGDEKAREEFINGNLRLVLSVIQRFNNRGEYVDDLFQVGCIGLIKAIDNFDLNQNVKFSTYAVPMIIGEIRRYLRDNTPIRVSRSLRDIAYKALQVRDKLVSENSKEPTVGEIAKELDLPREEVVMALDAIQEPVSLFEPIYHDGGDAIYVMDQVSDDKNMDEVWLEKIALKEAIQKLSEREKMILTMRFFEGKTQMEVAKEIGISQAQVSRLEKAALNHMRKYI comes from the coding sequence ATGAATAACAAAGTTGAAATTTGCGGTGTCAATACCTCTAAGTTACCTGTTTTAAAACCTTCCAAGCAAAAAGAGCTACTGCAGCGGATGAAAAATGGAGACGAAAAAGCGAGAGAAGAATTTATAAATGGGAATTTGCGATTGGTACTAAGCGTTATTCAACGGTTTAATAATCGCGGAGAGTACGTAGACGATTTGTTTCAAGTAGGATGTATAGGGCTTATAAAAGCTATTGACAATTTTGACTTAAATCAAAATGTAAAATTTTCTACTTATGCTGTTCCAATGATAATTGGAGAAATAAGAAGATACTTAAGAGATAACACTCCTATAAGGGTGAGCCGATCTTTAAGAGATATAGCCTATAAAGCATTACAGGTAAGGGACAAATTAGTATCGGAAAATTCCAAAGAGCCGACAGTAGGCGAAATAGCTAAAGAGCTGGACCTTCCAAGAGAGGAAGTGGTAATGGCTCTTGATGCTATTCAAGAACCGGTTTCTTTGTTTGAACCTATATATCATGATGGTGGAGATGCAATTTATGTGATGGACCAAGTCAGCGATGACAAAAATATGGATGAAGTGTGGCTAGAGAAAATTGCATTAAAAGAAGCAATACAAAAACTAAGCGAAAGGGAAAAAATGATATTGACGATGAGATTTTTTGAAGGGAAAACCCAGATGGAGGTAGCAAAAGAGATAGGAATATCTCAAGCACAAGTTTCAAGATTAGAAAAAGCGGCTTTAAATCACATGAGGAAATACATCTAG
- the sigE gene encoding RNA polymerase sporulation sigma factor SigE, producing MQLKTKVKIEMLLLWKKILDFLDLSEGIFYIGGSEALPPPLSVEEEIYLISKMEKGDNEAKTVLIERNLRLVVYIAKKFENTGVGIEDLISIGTIGLIKAINTFNPKKKIKLATYASRCIENEILMYLRRNSKTKLEVSFDEPLNVDWDGNELLLSDILGTDNETVYKYIEDEVEKELLTSALKKLPDREKKIIGLRFGLEGGVEKTQKEVADMLGISQSYISRLEKKILKRLKKEMNRLV from the coding sequence GTGCAACTAAAAACAAAAGTAAAAATAGAAATGCTATTGTTGTGGAAAAAAATCCTTGATTTTTTAGATTTATCTGAAGGCATATTTTATATTGGAGGAAGTGAAGCATTACCTCCACCTCTTTCTGTAGAAGAAGAAATATATTTAATTTCAAAAATGGAAAAAGGAGATAATGAAGCAAAAACGGTACTTATTGAAAGAAATTTAAGATTGGTAGTATATATAGCAAAAAAATTTGAAAACACAGGAGTAGGAATCGAAGATTTAATATCTATTGGCACGATTGGACTTATAAAAGCTATTAATACTTTCAATCCTAAGAAAAAAATAAAATTAGCTACTTATGCTTCTCGATGCATTGAGAATGAGATATTAATGTATTTAAGAAGGAATAGCAAAACTAAATTAGAGGTTTCTTTTGATGAACCTTTAAATGTAGATTGGGATGGAAATGAACTTTTGCTTTCAGATATTTTAGGCACTGATAACGAAACAGTTTATAAATATATCGAAGATGAAGTAGAAAAGGAATTATTGACTTCTGCATTAAAGAAATTACCAGATAGAGAAAAAAAGATAATAGGACTTAGATTTGGATTAGAGGGTGGAGTAGAAAAGACTCAAAAAGAAGTGGCAGATATGTTGGGAATTTCACAGTCCTATATTTCTCGCTTAGAAAAAAAGATTTTAAAAAGATTAAAAAAAGAAATGAATAGACTAGTTTAA
- the spoIIGA gene encoding sigma-E processing peptidase SpoIIGA: MYLDVIFFENLIINYLILSLTRKFSKKGSKPIKLFLGALLGACYVLIFFLLPYKMIHEVFAKIILSLLIIYMAFTPKTLKEFLRILAVFYLISFAIGGTIFAVLYTAKFNLHSLWIGILIAILLFYTNWDYIVRKSKEEKMLYSIKIEIFQKQIEIKGLLDTGNRLYDPLTKSPVVVVEFLAMKNILPDNMEILLNEEKIDFNKIFEVLKEERWLSRIRLIPFISVGQSKGIMLGFKPDKLVVGEKEIRNVIVGVYKSQIDKCGNYAALLAPEILV, encoded by the coding sequence ATGTATTTAGACGTAATTTTTTTCGAAAATTTAATTATTAACTATCTTATTTTATCCCTTACACGAAAATTTTCTAAAAAGGGCAGCAAACCTATTAAGCTTTTTTTAGGTGCATTATTGGGAGCGTGTTATGTCCTAATATTTTTTTTGTTACCTTATAAGATGATTCACGAAGTTTTCGCAAAAATTATTTTATCTCTCTTAATAATATATATGGCATTTACTCCAAAAACATTAAAAGAATTTTTGAGAATTTTAGCAGTTTTTTATCTAATTTCTTTTGCGATAGGTGGGACAATTTTTGCAGTTTTGTATACGGCAAAATTTAATTTACACAGTTTATGGATTGGAATATTGATAGCTATTTTACTTTTCTATACTAATTGGGATTATATAGTGAGAAAATCAAAAGAGGAAAAAATGTTATACAGCATAAAAATAGAAATTTTTCAAAAACAAATAGAGATAAAAGGATTATTAGATACTGGAAATAGATTATACGACCCTTTAACTAAATCGCCTGTTGTGGTAGTAGAGTTTTTGGCTATGAAAAATATACTTCCTGATAATATGGAAATTTTATTAAATGAAGAGAAGATAGATTTTAACAAAATTTTTGAAGTTTTGAAAGAGGAAAGATGGTTATCAAGGATAAGGTTAATACCCTTTATATCAGTAGGACAGTCTAAAGGAATAATGTTAGGATTTAAGCCAGATAAATTAGTGGTAGGTGAAAAAGAGATAAGGAATGTAATAGTAGGAGTATACAAAAGCCAAATAGATAAATGTGGTAATTATGCGGCGTTGTTAGCACCAGAAATTTTAGTATAA